One Bradyrhizobium zhanjiangense DNA segment encodes these proteins:
- the bioD gene encoding dethiobiotin synthase has translation MSLRIVVTGTDTGIGKTVFSAGLAGLLGATYWKPIQAGLEGESDTEVVARLGNLSSDRIVPERYRLRIAASPHQSAEIDGVRIDTESLDLPDSGERPLVIEGAGGLMVPLGGDKLYIDLFERWQLPVVLCARTALGTINHSLLSIEALRRRQIHILGLVFIGERNAETQTVVREIGRVRWLGRLPWLSPLTTDTLQAAFHASFRADDFKL, from the coding sequence ATGAGCCTGAGGATCGTGGTGACCGGTACGGATACCGGAATCGGAAAGACCGTGTTTTCCGCGGGGCTCGCTGGTCTCCTCGGGGCCACCTATTGGAAGCCAATTCAGGCCGGGCTCGAAGGAGAGAGTGACACCGAGGTCGTCGCCCGACTCGGTAACCTCTCATCTGATCGGATCGTGCCGGAGCGCTATCGTTTGCGGATAGCCGCCTCGCCTCACCAATCGGCCGAGATTGACGGGGTTCGCATCGATACGGAGTCTCTCGATCTGCCAGACAGCGGAGAACGGCCGCTCGTGATCGAGGGCGCCGGCGGGCTGATGGTGCCGCTGGGCGGAGATAAGCTCTACATTGATCTCTTCGAGCGATGGCAGCTACCCGTAGTGCTTTGCGCACGAACGGCGCTGGGCACCATCAATCACTCGTTGCTATCAATAGAGGCTCTGCGAAGGCGCCAGATTCATATTCTCGGTCTGGTCTTCATCGGCGAGCGCAACGCCGAAACTCAGACTGTGGTTCGCGAGATTGGACGCGTGCGTTGGTTGGGACGATTGCCGTGGCTGTCTCCTCTCACAACAGACACCCTCCAGGCCGCGTTCCACGCCTCGTTCCGTGCTGACGATTTCAAGCTATGA
- the istA gene encoding IS21 family transposase produces the protein MPGLYITDHQMRLYMNYRLTLSPEAAAAKAGYSKASAYLIEGDSRPPSQTKAPRGRRRSDPLAPYWDAEIVPILKAAPGIRVIGVLDELRRRHPDLNPNIRRTLERRINAWRALNGPEQDVIFRQEHEPGRLGLSDFTDTSALSIITAGEALDHRLYHFRLAFSGFEHAHVVLGGESFVALAEGLQNALWALGGVPREHRSDSLSAAFRNLAADAREDLTQRYAALMGHYGMAPTRNNAGIAHENGSIESAHGHLKRALEDALLLRGTRDFTSLDAYRAFVDEIVGRRNANLAKRIALEKEALAPLPKGRTTDFEEKVIPVTSSGGFILRRVFYTVPSRLIGHRLRVRIFDDRLECFLGVTPVVTLRRGRPVSESQGGHVVDYRHVIHALRRKPMALVSLVYRDQLFPRAAYKRLFETLREHGDDRRACKVTVELLALAHERACEAELAKAIAIDLDAGRLPDLAVLRDRFRPEATSIPRVAVKLAPLDVYDELASVSIVSAHSNLGEAA, from the coding sequence TTGCCTGGCCTCTACATCACCGACCACCAGATGAGGCTGTACATGAACTACCGACTGACATTGTCCCCCGAGGCCGCCGCGGCCAAGGCGGGATACTCGAAAGCAAGCGCGTATCTGATCGAGGGCGATTCGCGCCCGCCGTCGCAGACGAAGGCGCCGAGGGGCCGGCGACGGTCCGATCCGCTCGCGCCCTACTGGGACGCCGAGATCGTTCCGATCCTGAAGGCTGCGCCCGGCATCCGCGTGATCGGCGTGCTGGACGAACTGCGCCGACGGCATCCCGACCTCAATCCGAACATCCGACGCACGCTGGAGCGGCGCATCAATGCCTGGCGGGCGCTCAACGGCCCCGAACAGGACGTGATCTTCCGCCAGGAGCACGAGCCCGGCCGTCTGGGTCTGTCGGACTTTACCGACACAAGCGCGCTCAGCATTATCACCGCGGGTGAGGCGCTCGATCACCGGCTTTATCACTTCCGGCTGGCGTTCTCCGGCTTCGAGCATGCCCATGTCGTGCTCGGCGGCGAAAGCTTCGTCGCTCTGGCCGAGGGCTTGCAGAACGCCCTGTGGGCGCTCGGCGGCGTGCCGCGAGAGCATCGCAGCGACAGCCTGTCGGCAGCGTTCCGTAATCTGGCGGCTGACGCGCGGGAGGATCTGACACAGCGCTACGCCGCGCTGATGGGCCACTATGGCATGGCACCAACGCGCAATAATGCGGGCATCGCACACGAGAACGGCTCGATCGAGAGTGCACACGGTCATCTCAAGCGAGCGCTGGAGGATGCGCTGTTGCTGCGGGGCACACGCGACTTCACCAGTCTCGATGCCTACCGGGCTTTTGTCGACGAGATTGTCGGCCGGCGCAATGCCAACCTCGCCAAGCGGATCGCGCTCGAGAAGGAAGCACTGGCGCCGCTGCCGAAAGGCCGCACGACCGACTTCGAGGAGAAGGTGATCCCGGTGACGTCGTCAGGCGGCTTCATTTTGAGACGCGTGTTCTACACCGTGCCTTCAAGATTGATTGGCCATCGCCTGCGTGTGCGCATCTTCGACGACCGGCTCGAATGCTTCCTCGGCGTCACGCCGGTCGTGACGTTGCGGCGCGGTCGGCCTGTGTCGGAGAGCCAGGGCGGGCATGTCGTCGATTATCGGCACGTCATCCATGCCCTGCGGCGCAAGCCGATGGCGCTCGTCAGCCTCGTCTATCGCGATCAGCTCTTCCCGCGCGCAGCTTACAAACGTCTGTTCGAGACCTTGCGGGAACACGGTGATGACCGACGCGCCTGCAAGGTGACGGTCGAGCTTCTGGCGCTGGCCCACGAGCGAGCCTGCGAAGCCGAGCTCGCCAAGGCGATCGCGATCGACCTCGATGCCGGACGGTTACCCGATCTTGCCGTACTGCGCGATCGCTTCCGACCCGAGGCGACCTCGATCCCGCGTGTCGCCGTCAAGCTGGCGCCGCTCGACGTCTACGATGAGCTGGCTTCCGTCAGCATCGTGTCGGCCCACTCGAACCTGGGAGAAGCAGCATGA
- a CDS encoding tyrosine-type recombinase/integrase codes for MRSGEAAALRLDQIDWAGRTLRLFRLKRRQPQIYPLVPSAAEALARYIDTVRPLSSCPEVFLCMHAPRRPLKAGSIYDVANRRFVALGIDAAHRGGHALRHACASRLLAEGLSIKEIGDHLGHRSAASTSIYAKVNMQALREVGAFDLGGLQ; via the coding sequence ATGCGCAGCGGCGAAGCGGCGGCATTGCGCCTTGATCAGATTGACTGGGCCGGTAGGACGCTACGGCTTTTCCGCCTGAAGCGCCGGCAGCCGCAGATCTATCCCCTGGTTCCCTCTGCGGCTGAGGCGCTCGCCCGCTACATCGACACGGTGCGGCCGCTATCATCGTGCCCGGAAGTGTTCCTCTGCATGCACGCGCCCCGTCGACCGTTGAAGGCAGGGAGCATTTATGATGTCGCCAACCGCAGATTTGTTGCACTTGGAATCGACGCTGCCCACCGCGGTGGCCATGCGTTGCGCCACGCCTGCGCCTCCCGGCTTCTCGCCGAAGGTCTGTCGATAAAGGAGATCGGGGACCATTTGGGACATCGCAGCGCGGCGTCAACCAGCATCTACGCCAAGGTGAACATGCAGGCGCTTCGCGAGGTCGGAGCGTTCGACCTGGGAGGCCTCCAATGA
- a CDS encoding acetoacetate decarboxylase family protein — protein sequence MSELSNPSSLIEPLYRMPAHFGPTPGPRQGPDGGPFDWSDQPKRTLIVARFLSEESALQRLLPSGFIVDGEPVVTVEIQYWTALAWLAGRGYNTLSLKLPVSYHGRQRRWTGHFLAVIWENMPDAIISGREELGYNKLYAEIPEPRVLDGCHHYSAHWFGNSFMTLELSALTDAPLESAPRVPGDGILHHKYVPRTGCRGQADADYVTLTPSVGGKTRFLRCKTAEVKLRFLTTTWQQLPTLHHIVNALAAVPILESRGGLWAQSVGARDLSDQMIVD from the coding sequence GTGAGTGAGCTGTCAAACCCTTCTTCGCTGATCGAGCCTCTGTATCGAATGCCAGCCCATTTTGGGCCGACGCCCGGGCCACGCCAAGGTCCGGATGGAGGCCCTTTCGACTGGTCCGACCAGCCGAAACGTACGTTGATAGTTGCGCGTTTTCTCTCTGAAGAATCGGCGCTACAGCGCCTGCTGCCATCTGGCTTCATCGTCGATGGCGAGCCGGTGGTTACAGTCGAGATCCAGTACTGGACAGCGCTGGCCTGGCTAGCGGGGCGCGGCTACAACACGCTGTCGTTGAAGTTGCCCGTGAGTTACCATGGCCGGCAGCGGCGTTGGACCGGCCACTTCCTCGCGGTGATCTGGGAAAACATGCCCGACGCAATCATCAGCGGCCGTGAGGAGCTGGGCTACAACAAGCTGTATGCCGAGATTCCTGAGCCGCGCGTTTTGGACGGATGTCACCATTACAGCGCACATTGGTTTGGTAACTCATTCATGACACTAGAGCTGTCAGCACTGACCGATGCACCGCTCGAGAGCGCGCCCCGGGTGCCAGGTGACGGGATCCTGCATCACAAGTACGTACCACGTACAGGCTGTCGCGGTCAGGCAGACGCTGATTACGTGACGCTCACGCCGTCCGTAGGTGGAAAGACGCGCTTCCTACGCTGCAAGACCGCTGAGGTGAAGTTGCGCTTTCTGACCACGACGTGGCAGCAACTGCCCACGCTGCACCATATCGTCAACGCATTGGCAGCGGTGCCGATCCTCGAGTCTCGCGGGGGGCTCTGGGCTCAGTCGGTAGGTGCGAGGGATCTTTCCGATCAAATGATAGTTGATTGA
- a CDS encoding M24 family metallopeptidase, which produces MTINKGSQAFPRTEYLRRLAEVKNEMRRREIDVLFVTSPSNITYLTGHTAATAYVPQGLVVSLDEEEPTFFLRQMDAPAAIRQTFLARSNVIGYSEDLVGNPDMDGYDKVIEFLHERGLATRGVGLEPGFLTLKQFGRGQDKFKVKLPKARIVDCSKAIDRIRMVKSDLEMVLMRESAAIADAAIVRAAEVIRPGVREADAAAEIVGTLIRGVNGKPGTAISPICFCASPYTGTAHVRWGEDEFRDGSQINLEWGGVRYGYTAAIMRTFIIGAPSDRLRRIHEAEVAGLEAALNTVRPGATCGDIASAFNRTMAKMGFKKESRCGYPIGIDWTEPTASLKEGDITELKPNMTFHLMLGNWVDEDFGYVISETFRVTESGVEVLTNTPRKIFEI; this is translated from the coding sequence ATGACAATCAATAAAGGATCGCAGGCATTTCCGCGAACAGAGTACTTGCGCAGGCTCGCCGAGGTAAAAAATGAAATGCGACGGCGCGAGATCGATGTATTGTTCGTAACCAGCCCGTCCAACATCACTTACCTGACGGGACACACTGCGGCAACAGCCTATGTTCCACAAGGGCTTGTGGTTTCTCTTGATGAAGAGGAGCCTACGTTTTTCCTCCGTCAGATGGATGCACCAGCAGCAATTCGTCAGACGTTTCTCGCTCGTAGCAATGTCATCGGCTATTCAGAAGACCTCGTTGGCAACCCCGACATGGATGGTTACGACAAGGTAATTGAGTTTCTCCACGAAAGAGGCCTTGCAACTCGCGGCGTTGGGCTTGAGCCAGGGTTCTTAACGCTTAAGCAGTTTGGACGAGGTCAAGATAAGTTCAAAGTAAAATTGCCGAAGGCCAGGATCGTGGATTGCTCCAAAGCGATTGACCGGATCCGGATGGTGAAATCCGACTTGGAGATGGTCCTGATGCGGGAATCGGCTGCAATCGCTGATGCGGCAATCGTGCGTGCGGCGGAAGTAATACGACCGGGTGTACGGGAGGCGGATGCTGCAGCCGAGATCGTCGGAACGCTGATACGCGGGGTCAACGGCAAGCCCGGAACAGCAATTTCGCCCATATGCTTTTGCGCCTCGCCGTACACAGGCACCGCACACGTGCGATGGGGTGAGGACGAATTTCGCGATGGTTCGCAGATCAACCTGGAGTGGGGTGGCGTTCGCTACGGCTACACTGCTGCCATCATGCGCACCTTCATAATCGGCGCGCCTTCTGATCGTCTTCGTCGGATACATGAAGCAGAAGTCGCCGGTCTGGAGGCCGCGCTTAACACCGTCCGCCCCGGAGCCACCTGCGGCGACATCGCCAGCGCATTCAACCGCACGATGGCGAAAATGGGGTTCAAGAAGGAGTCGCGCTGCGGATACCCCATCGGCATTGACTGGACCGAGCCGACAGCGAGCCTCAAGGAAGGAGATATAACAGAGCTGAAGCCGAACATGACCTTCCATCTGATGCTTGGCAACTGGGTCGATGAAGATTTCGGCTACGTGATTAGCGAGACATTCCGCGTCACTGAATCGGGCGTAGAAGTACTCACCAATACGCCCCGAAAGATTTTTGAAATTTAG
- a CDS encoding Lrp/AsnC family transcriptional regulator, whose protein sequence is MQYDQIDARILEVVQKNNRLTSEALGELVGLSATGCQRRLKRLRSERIIEADVSIISPRAVGRPIQMLVLVTLERERSDIIDKFKKAIKSSVEVVNGFYVTGEADFVLYVTARTMEEYEQFTRVFFYENSDIKGFKTMVIMDRVKASFAIPIEVATSD, encoded by the coding sequence ATGCAGTACGACCAAATAGACGCACGTATCCTCGAGGTCGTGCAAAAGAACAACCGGCTAACTTCGGAGGCGCTCGGCGAACTGGTTGGACTTTCTGCCACTGGATGTCAACGCCGACTAAAGAGGCTTCGTTCGGAACGCATTATCGAGGCTGATGTATCGATAATTTCCCCGAGGGCAGTCGGAAGGCCAATCCAAATGCTTGTGCTAGTAACGTTGGAGCGCGAGCGTTCGGACATTATCGACAAATTCAAGAAGGCCATCAAGTCTTCAGTTGAAGTCGTCAATGGTTTCTATGTCACCGGCGAGGCCGACTTTGTTCTGTACGTCACCGCGCGAACCATGGAAGAGTATGAGCAGTTCACCCGGGTATTTTTCTACGAGAACTCGGACATCAAGGGATTCAAAACAATGGTCATAATGGACCGGGTTAAGGCGAGTTTCGCGATTCCCATTGAGGTTGCGACCAGCGATTAA
- a CDS encoding CmcJ/NvfI family oxidoreductase — translation MAKEASASSKMQESRDQLEHVKGQIAFVRRSSNEGAPDVFSGPDADEPMVSYDIDIRNARPIVNDLSLDREGFTLIKREASWIHESDPDALRDKYLEEMVPFIKDYFSASWIVPKRDAIIVRTPEQALPADERHRPLLKNKAAGWAHVDYARIAGPMMAAREDQIQGNAIRPYSRLMIIQAWHVLSPPPQDFPLAVCDGGSVPDDDLVEVNYDKFGIKHKAWHTYYSSHQRWYYFPEMASDEFILFKGYDSEDNYPRVVHAAFDNRRAYPKAKPRKSVEGRFFVYYD, via the coding sequence ATGGCAAAAGAAGCGAGCGCTTCGTCGAAAATGCAAGAAAGCCGCGATCAATTGGAGCACGTTAAAGGCCAAATTGCCTTTGTTCGACGCTCTTCCAACGAAGGCGCTCCTGACGTCTTTTCAGGGCCGGATGCCGACGAGCCGATGGTCAGTTATGACATTGATATCCGCAACGCGCGTCCAATCGTGAACGACCTATCCCTCGACCGGGAAGGCTTCACTTTAATTAAGCGCGAGGCGTCGTGGATCCACGAGTCAGATCCCGACGCCCTCCGTGACAAGTATCTGGAAGAAATGGTCCCCTTCATCAAGGACTACTTCAGCGCGTCATGGATCGTGCCCAAGCGAGATGCCATCATTGTTCGTACGCCTGAACAAGCCCTTCCCGCGGACGAGAGGCACCGTCCGCTTCTGAAGAACAAGGCGGCTGGTTGGGCTCACGTTGACTACGCGCGCATCGCTGGTCCGATGATGGCCGCGCGCGAGGATCAAATTCAGGGCAATGCAATTCGGCCCTATTCTCGCTTGATGATCATTCAAGCTTGGCATGTTCTTTCGCCGCCTCCACAGGACTTTCCGCTAGCCGTGTGCGATGGTGGCTCGGTACCCGATGATGATCTCGTGGAAGTGAACTATGACAAGTTTGGTATCAAGCATAAGGCTTGGCATACCTATTACAGTTCCCATCAACGGTGGTATTATTTCCCAGAGATGGCCTCGGACGAGTTCATTCTGTTCAAGGGCTATGACTCCGAAGACAACTATCCGCGGGTCGTTCACGCGGCATTTGATAATCGTCGCGCGTATCCCAAAGCAAAGCCGCGTAAGAGCGTAGAAGGTCGTTTCTTCGTCTACTACGACTGA
- a CDS encoding M20/M25/M40 family metallo-hydrolase, giving the protein MPYRSQVDDIMHACGHDVHASIALGTALAFHRMRDNFGGRVRVFFQPAEEAEPLGGRTVKTALTEQSASTLVPTFPSACSTPARGDNQVRRSIQAHHHRENGAWRIASQWRRRIAIAAARFAQLLTRRKQFPGVGAKPRLLHQPWLDERSKSQYTRSRASKPRVKAAGALRRIRAGG; this is encoded by the coding sequence CTGCCTTATCGCTCGCAGGTCGACGACATCATGCATGCCTGCGGTCATGATGTGCACGCATCGATCGCGCTCGGCACTGCTCTCGCATTTCACCGCATGCGTGACAATTTTGGAGGGAGGGTGCGGGTCTTCTTTCAGCCAGCGGAAGAGGCGGAGCCGCTCGGCGGACGGACGGTGAAAACGGCTTTGACGGAGCAGTCGGCTTCCACATTAGTCCCGACATTCCCGTCGGCATGTTCGACGCCTGCGAGGGGCGATAACCAAGTCCGCCGATCAATTCAAGCTCACCATCACAGAGAAAATGGCGCATGGCGCATCGCCTCACAATGGCGTCGACGCATCGCCATCGCCGCAGCTCGATTTGCCCAACTCCTGACACGCCGGAAACAGTTCCCAGGCGTTGGCGCAAAACCGCGACTTCTTCATCAGCCCTGGTTGGATGAGCGCTCAAAATCCCAATACACTCGCAGCCGAGCCTCAAAGCCGCGCGTCAAGGCGGCGGGCGCTCTCCGTCGGATCAGAGCTGGTGGTTAG
- a CDS encoding tyrosine-type recombinase/integrase, with protein sequence MDQTIYSIPLTVPHRDDAPFTDERYRYLRHCAEAGATAASLKIKRNELLRIAARLGPDASQGIDIEALQRIATERLRLTGAATAARRVVDIGRPWLRFLGWWREPTVVFQYQSQLDQYVTWMRNERGFSPSTVEQWSRIIGRFLRWCDKTNRQLRDLQPEDVDAYFVAQATGRWSRVSVANTASALRGFLRYAAKRGMCTDRLAASICRPRLYRQESLPYAPEWFDVQRMLADAETDNPRTSAIVRSCCCSRSTGCAAAKRRHCALIRLTGPVGRYGFSA encoded by the coding sequence ATGGATCAGACGATATATTCCATTCCCTTGACCGTACCCCACCGTGATGACGCGCCATTCACCGACGAGCGGTACCGGTACCTTCGCCACTGTGCAGAAGCCGGTGCGACCGCAGCTTCTCTCAAGATCAAGCGCAACGAGCTGTTGCGGATTGCCGCACGTCTCGGTCCAGATGCTTCGCAGGGCATCGATATCGAGGCACTCCAACGGATCGCGACCGAGCGTCTGCGCCTGACGGGGGCTGCCACCGCAGCACGAAGAGTGGTCGACATCGGACGGCCTTGGCTTCGATTTCTCGGTTGGTGGCGTGAACCAACCGTCGTGTTTCAGTACCAGAGCCAACTCGACCAGTATGTGACATGGATGCGCAATGAGCGCGGATTCTCGCCATCGACGGTGGAGCAATGGAGCCGGATAATCGGCAGGTTCCTGCGCTGGTGCGACAAAACCAACCGGCAACTCAGGGACCTTCAGCCTGAAGACGTTGACGCCTATTTTGTCGCCCAGGCGACGGGACGATGGTCCCGCGTTTCGGTGGCCAACACAGCCTCTGCCTTGCGGGGATTTCTGCGCTACGCGGCAAAGCGGGGAATGTGTACGGACCGCTTAGCGGCCTCGATTTGCCGGCCTCGGCTTTATCGTCAGGAGTCGCTGCCGTATGCCCCAGAGTGGTTCGACGTGCAGCGCATGTTGGCCGACGCCGAGACTGACAACCCCCGGACATCCGCGATCGTGCGATCCTGCTGTTGCTCGCGGTCTACGGGATGCGCAGCGGCGAAGCGGCGGCATTGCGCCTTGATCAGATTGACTGGGCCGGTAGGACGCTACGGCTTTTCCGCCTGA
- a CDS encoding tyrosine-type recombinase/integrase, with product MRLTHVVDAYLAKQRSLGARFESAEVLLRRFCRAMGNRDIGEVTPEAVAEFLQGKGSLSATWMLRYRVLSGLYRFAISRGYAASSPLPTSFPKLLPQQTPYVYSTEELRRLLDATSILEVGHRPHVPAMYRTLLLLLYGSGMRIGEALRLVLQDVDLTDQVITVRDTKFFKTRLVPIGPKLNQELVEYVERRRRLPLPRGQESPLFTTRGSRPWHYVRVISWFQHVRRAAGISCPVGEPRPPRLHDIRHTAAVHRVIAWYRSGQEVQRLLPQLATYLGHIDIRSTQRYLQMTPDLLQAASERFALYAMEADHEG from the coding sequence ATGAGGCTGACCCATGTTGTCGACGCCTATCTGGCCAAGCAGCGCTCACTGGGGGCGCGTTTCGAGTCGGCTGAGGTTCTGCTCCGTAGGTTCTGCCGAGCGATGGGCAATCGAGATATCGGCGAAGTCACCCCAGAGGCGGTAGCCGAGTTCCTCCAAGGCAAAGGATCGCTCAGTGCCACCTGGATGCTGCGATATAGGGTTTTGAGCGGCCTTTATCGATTCGCCATCAGTCGCGGGTACGCAGCATCCTCCCCACTGCCGACATCGTTTCCAAAGCTGCTGCCGCAACAAACGCCCTATGTTTATTCCACGGAAGAACTGCGCCGCCTGTTGGACGCGACCTCGATCCTGGAGGTTGGGCATCGCCCTCATGTGCCAGCTATGTACCGTACGCTCCTCTTATTGCTGTACGGAAGCGGCATGCGCATTGGCGAGGCGCTTCGTTTGGTCCTGCAAGACGTGGATCTGACTGATCAGGTCATCACCGTCCGTGACACGAAGTTCTTCAAAACGCGCCTCGTGCCTATCGGACCAAAGCTCAACCAGGAATTGGTCGAGTACGTCGAGCGCCGTCGCCGGCTCCCTCTGCCGCGCGGGCAAGAATCTCCATTATTCACTACGCGCGGCAGTCGACCGTGGCACTATGTGCGGGTCATCTCCTGGTTTCAGCATGTCCGCCGGGCCGCCGGAATCAGTTGCCCTGTCGGCGAGCCTCGACCTCCACGGCTGCACGATATTCGCCACACAGCCGCGGTGCACCGGGTAATTGCATGGTATCGCTCCGGCCAGGAGGTGCAGCGACTGCTTCCGCAACTCGCCACCTACCTTGGCCACATCGATATCCGTTCAACCCAGCGCTATTTGCAGATGACGCCAGATCTCCTCCAGGCGGCCAGCGAGCGCTTTGCCCTGTACGCGATGGAGGCCGACCATGAAGGATAA
- a CDS encoding 8-amino-7-oxononanoate synthase, with the protein MHPHDANYLASLQVLKEDGRLRGLKPRTGTDFASNDYLALASAQRMQLAILAAIDAGTPIGGSRLLRGNCEEHEALEAEAARFFGAETALFFGGGYIANFAVLTTLPQRGDLLVLDALVHASIHEGARAGRADFRISAHNDPQSVESTIRDWRVAGGVGRVWIVVESLYSMDGDFAPLQELITIADRYDAFLMVDEAHATGVYGEQGRGLAAPYEARDNLVVVHTCGKALGAAGSLVTTSTAMRDFMINRCRPFIFATAPSPLIAVGVREALLILQQEPERQRRLQTLVAFTHREMQTRGLRCPSTSQIVPYIIGDNAHTMQLASALQARGFDIRGIRPPTVPPGTARLRISVTLNVNETDVCSMLDALSDETRGWLR; encoded by the coding sequence ATGCATCCCCACGACGCTAACTATCTCGCGTCCTTGCAAGTTCTGAAAGAAGATGGCCGACTGCGCGGCCTCAAGCCCCGCACCGGTACGGACTTCGCATCGAACGATTATCTTGCGCTGGCGAGCGCGCAGCGTATGCAATTGGCCATATTGGCGGCCATTGACGCGGGCACACCGATCGGCGGGTCGCGCCTCCTCCGCGGCAACTGCGAGGAGCACGAAGCTCTTGAAGCTGAAGCGGCGCGGTTCTTTGGTGCAGAGACCGCGCTTTTCTTTGGCGGGGGCTATATTGCGAATTTCGCGGTTCTAACAACGCTGCCTCAACGCGGCGACCTGCTTGTTCTCGATGCTCTCGTCCACGCGAGCATCCATGAAGGCGCGCGAGCCGGCCGCGCCGACTTCCGGATAAGCGCCCACAACGACCCGCAGTCGGTCGAGAGCACAATCCGTGACTGGCGGGTAGCGGGTGGCGTCGGCCGCGTCTGGATCGTGGTCGAAAGCCTCTACAGCATGGATGGCGATTTCGCGCCGCTGCAAGAGCTGATCACGATTGCGGACCGTTACGACGCGTTCCTGATGGTGGATGAGGCGCACGCCACAGGCGTATACGGCGAGCAGGGGCGGGGGCTCGCCGCGCCATACGAAGCGCGCGACAATCTGGTGGTCGTTCATACCTGCGGAAAGGCATTGGGTGCTGCCGGGTCACTGGTGACTACCTCCACGGCAATGCGCGACTTCATGATCAATCGCTGCCGCCCATTCATCTTCGCCACCGCGCCGTCCCCCCTCATCGCTGTTGGGGTCCGAGAGGCATTATTGATCCTGCAGCAAGAGCCAGAACGCCAGCGACGTTTGCAAACATTGGTTGCGTTCACACATCGCGAAATGCAGACGCGTGGCTTGCGATGTCCCTCGACGTCACAGATCGTGCCATACATCATCGGCGACAACGCACATACGATGCAGCTAGCCTCTGCACTGCAGGCGCGCGGCTTCGATATCCGGGGGATCCGGCCGCCGACGGTGCCCCCAGGCACAGCTCGCCTCCGCATCTCAGTGACGTTGAACGTCAACGAGACTGACGTCTGTTCCATGCTCGACGCGCTAAGCGACGAGACAAGGGGGTGGCTTCGATGA
- a CDS encoding tyrosine-type recombinase/integrase, whose amino-acid sequence MKDKSLLGPWIRRFLLEHLVAERNLSRNTQASYRDTLTLLLPFASKQGGCAIDRMTVEELTPEVVRKFLDHLERDRRCSEVTRNQRLATIHSLARFIGTRSPIHLAWCSEIRAVPFKKTAKTAIGYLEKAEMDALLNQPDRRTSLGVRDHVLLLFLYNSGARADEAAKLTVGNLQLGASPSVRLHGKGNKVRICPLWSTTATSLTRLVADRNKSEAVFLGRTNQPLTRFGIHRLVTQYAAMAGETVPTLATKRVSPHTVRHTTAVHLLRAGVDINTIRAWLGHVSLDTTHIYAEVDLEMKAEALARVDISSLRPPPRQPSLPSLMAFLKAL is encoded by the coding sequence ATGAAGGATAAGAGCCTGCTTGGTCCGTGGATCCGGCGGTTCTTGCTGGAACATCTGGTCGCCGAGCGCAATCTTTCCCGCAACACCCAAGCCAGCTACCGCGACACGCTGACATTGTTGCTGCCGTTCGCCAGCAAGCAGGGAGGCTGCGCCATCGATCGCATGACCGTGGAAGAGCTGACGCCGGAAGTCGTCCGCAAGTTCCTGGACCACCTGGAGCGCGATCGCCGGTGCAGCGAGGTTACCCGCAACCAACGGCTGGCGACCATCCATTCACTGGCGCGCTTTATCGGGACGCGTTCGCCGATCCACCTGGCCTGGTGTTCCGAGATACGGGCAGTGCCGTTCAAGAAGACGGCCAAGACCGCGATCGGATACCTCGAAAAGGCCGAGATGGACGCGTTGCTAAATCAACCTGACAGACGCACGAGTCTTGGGGTGCGGGACCATGTTCTGCTGCTTTTCCTATACAACAGCGGTGCTCGCGCCGATGAGGCAGCAAAATTGACGGTCGGCAATCTCCAACTGGGTGCGTCTCCGTCAGTGCGACTTCACGGTAAGGGCAACAAGGTTAGAATCTGTCCATTGTGGTCAACGACCGCAACCTCGTTGACTCGTCTTGTGGCCGACCGGAACAAAAGTGAAGCGGTCTTTCTCGGGCGGACGAACCAGCCTTTGACGCGCTTCGGAATACACCGTCTCGTGACGCAATATGCCGCCATGGCGGGCGAAACGGTGCCGACGTTGGCGACGAAGCGCGTAAGCCCACATACGGTTCGGCACACAACGGCGGTGCACCTGCTGCGCGCCGGCGTCGACATCAACACGATCCGTGCTTGGCTGGGCCACGTGTCATTAGACACCACGCACATCTATGCTGAAGTCGACCTGGAAATGAAAGCAGAGGCGTTAGCCAGGGTCGACATCAGCAGTCTGAGGCCGCCGCCTCGGCAACCCTCTCTCCCGTCGTTGATGGCATTCCTGAAGGCCCTGTAG